The Armatimonadota bacterium genomic interval TGCCATGAGCATCGTGCGGAACGGTCGACCACCGGTCAGGGCGGCGGCCGCAAGGGGTGACAGCCCCACCGGCGGCGAGACCTCCGACAGGATGGCGTAGTAGAAGATGAACATGTGCGCGGCGAGTTCGTGCACGCCGAGTTTCGTCAGGGCGGGCGCCACGATCACCGCCGCGATGATGTAAGTCGCGGTGATCGGCAGCGCCAGTCCCAAAACCCACAGCGCGATCGCCGCGAAGACGAGCGTCGGCAGGATCTGGCCGCCGGCGTAGGCGACGATGACGTCGGAGATCTTCAGGCCCAGCCCGGTGAGGTTGACGACCCCGACCACGATCCCTGCCGCGGCACAGGTCACCGCGACGTTGAGCACCTGGCGCGTCCCGTTGTCGAGCGCAGCGATCGTCTTGGAGGCGTTCACGACCACCGGTCCAATCCGGACGTCGCCCGGCTCTCGGTGGGTCCCAGCCCTCCGCACGGTGAGCAGGGCGGTCTCGCGGCGCAGCAGACTGGTGGCCCAGGCGATGAGGGTGGCCCAGTACACGGCCTTGATCGCTGTGAACCCGGCGATCATCAGAGCGGGGATGACCACGAGCGAGGAGAGCAGGTACCAGTAGCGCGCCACGAGCCGTACGGGGTCTCCAGCGTCGATGGGGACCTGCCGCAGCGACATCCGGCGCGCATCGAACTCGATCATGAGCATGATCGAGAAGTAGTACAGCACCGTCGGGATGATCGCCATCATCACGACTTGGAGATAGGAGATCTTCAGGATCTCGGCGATGATGAACGCCGCCGCGCCCAGAATCGGCGGGGAGATCACCGCTCCGATGCCGCCCGCCGACAGCAGACCGCCCGCCGACTCGCGGTCATATCCTGCACGCTTGAGCATCGGGTAGGTGATGGCCCCGACGGTGACGGTGGTGGCCACCCCGCTCCCCGACGGCCCGCCGAGCAGGAACGAGGCCACCGTGACGGCTTGTCCGGGGCCGGTGCGACGGCGACCGGTGAGGGCAAGGGCCAAGTCGACGAAGAACCTCCCCGCTCCGGAGGCGTCCAGCACGGCGCCGTAGATCGTGAACAGGATGATGAACGTCGCCGAGACCTCCAACGGCACGCCGAAGATGCCTTCCAGGGTGATGAACAGCTGGCCGACGACGCGCACGAGATCGTAGCCGCGGTGCGTCCACGGTTCCGGCAAATACGGGCCGACGAAGGCATAGACGAGGGCACCCAGGACCAGGACGAGCAGAGCATTGCCGACGGTGCGGCGGGTCGCCTCCAGCACGAGGAGGATCGTGAGGATGCCGAACAGCATGTCCAACTGCGTGGGGATGTATGCACGGTAGATGAACTGCTCGAAGTCGATCAGGACGTATCCCAGCGCCGCTGCGCTGCCGCCTGCCAGGCACAGATCCCAGACCGTTGGGCTGCGGCGCTGCAGCGAACGCTTCGTGCCCGGGTACAGCAGAAAGCTCAGGACCAAGACGATGAGCAGGTGCCGGGTCAGGTGGATCTGGCGGATGAACGGCACGGTGGCGGAGTACAGGTGGTACAGGGAAGAGGCGACGGCCAGAAACGTGACGAGGGCGGCCCACGCGCCACCGAGGTGTCGGGTCTTTCCCTCGTAGGCCTCGACGAGTTCCTTGATCTCTTGGTCGGACTTGACCGGTGCGAGGTCACGCTCGTTCATGGACCCCTCGGACGGCACTCGGCCGTGGGCGGTCGACAGATCCGTCGGATCGG includes:
- a CDS encoding TRAP transporter fused permease subunit, with amino-acid sequence MNERDLAPVKSDQEIKELVEAYEGKTRHLGGAWAALVTFLAVASSLYHLYSATVPFIRQIHLTRHLLIVLVLSFLLYPGTKRSLQRRSPTVWDLCLAGGSAAALGYVLIDFEQFIYRAYIPTQLDMLFGILTILLVLEATRRTVGNALLVLVLGALVYAFVGPYLPEPWTHRGYDLVRVVGQLFITLEGIFGVPLEVSATFIILFTIYGAVLDASGAGRFFVDLALALTGRRRTGPGQAVTVASFLLGGPSGSGVATTVTVGAITYPMLKRAGYDRESAGGLLSAGGIGAVISPPILGAAAFIIAEILKISYLQVVMMAIIPTVLYYFSIMLMIEFDARRMSLRQVPIDAGDPVRLVARYWYLLSSLVVIPALMIAGFTAIKAVYWATLIAWATSLLRRETALLTVRRAGTHREPGDVRIGPVVVNASKTIAALDNGTRQVLNVAVTCAAAGIVVGVVNLTGLGLKISDVIVAYAGGQILPTLVFAAIALWVLGLALPITATYIIAAVIVAPALTKLGVHELAAHMFIFYYAILSEVSPPVGLSPLAAAALTGGRPFRTMLMAWKYTLPAFVVPFMFTIHQAGLGLLLLAPWQTVAYTTTTAIFGLSGLAAAVTGWFVAQATALERAVLAVAGVVLIYPSALEDVAAIAGILAVAAIQWLRRRPAAVPRS